A region of the Scomber scombrus chromosome 17, fScoSco1.1, whole genome shotgun sequence genome:
CCATGCGTCATCTGACCTAGTGGTCGTTTTAGTGGCGTTACTTTGGTTCGATGAAGACCAGGAGGCCTGACTCCggtctctcttctctctggtgaaatgaaagcaggagttaattattgttttctgtGGTTTATTCCCCTCTGGAACATTTTCAGTTGCGAGCCCTTGTAGCTCTGCCAGGTCCTTTGTCCGTTTCTGAGTCTCCTTGTAGATCCTGCAGTAAAGGATGGTCATAACAGAAACTGGGATGTAGAAAGCAGCAATGGCTGTCCCAAATGTGATCACCGGCTCTGTTAAAAACTGGATCTGGCACTCATCCAGagactcttttctttctcctacaAAGTACTGCCAGCAGAGAATTGGTGGTGCCCAGAGGACAAAAGACACCAGCCACGCCATGCCTATCATGATGGCAGCTCTCTTTGGAGTCCTCTTAGCCCTGTAAGTCAGTGGTCTTGTAATGGAGAAGTATCTGTCAAAGCTTATGACGAGTAAGTTCATAACTGAAGCATTGCTGGCTACATAATCCACTGCTAGCCAGAGGTCGCATGCGAGGTTCCCCAAGGACCAGTAACCCATCAGGATATATGTGGTGTACAAGTTCATGGACAGCACTCCTATGATGAGGTCAGCAAACGCTAAACTCAGTAGGTAGTAGTTGTTAACAGTCTTCAGTTGGCTGTTGACTTTGAATGAAAGCAATACCAGCACATTACCAACAATAGTTATCAAGCTGACTATGGCCGACACCGTAGCTATGGTGATAACCTCC
Encoded here:
- the chrm5b gene encoding muscarinic acetylcholine receptor M5b, yielding MDVDPPNGTFGNTSHVHVSPHSLWEVITIATVSAIVSLITIVGNVLVLLSFKVNSQLKTVNNYYLLSLAFADLIIGVLSMNLYTTYILMGYWSLGNLACDLWLAVDYVASNASVMNLLVISFDRYFSITRPLTYRAKRTPKRAAIMIGMAWLVSFVLWAPPILCWQYFVGERKESLDECQIQFLTEPVITFGTAIAAFYIPVSVMTILYCRIYKETQKRTKDLAELQGLATENVPEGNKPQKTIINSCFHFTREKRDRSQASWSSSNQSNATKTTTRSDDAWAKADQITSFNSYTSSEEEEHHVSIDTPQGSFKEQGSGQSNNNGQVTDYTEDRYFSSPPKKNSKKCISYKFKPGSKGKNSNPTTASPCLPEAEQPAKNTSPSSSTTSKPMDPALKNQITKRKRMVLVKEKKAAQTLSAILLAFILTWTPYNIMVLISTFCAKCIPPTLWHLGYWLCYVNSTINPMCYALCNKTFQKTFRMLLLCQWRRRRRGEDKLYWCGQNQNVNNKMT